A window of Rhipicephalus microplus isolate Deutch F79 chromosome X, USDA_Rmic, whole genome shotgun sequence genomic DNA:
GGCACACTATTAGCGGACGATACGAGCGCCGATGTGGCGACCACCCGCCGTTTGACACGCGCTGTGCTGAGGTCGCGTCACGTTCGCGCATCACGGCGAGGCCATTGCCACCACCCAGCGGTGTCACAGAGAAAGTGGCCCGAACTCCTTCACGCACTCCTTCCAAGACGTTAGCACCATATGAATCTGTCAGCACATTTGACAAATAGGCCAACAGATTTGATTTGTGCTGAAGCGTGTAGATTGATAGCAAAACTGCGCACGGTCTCCTAGTTCACATTCCCGACTTTTTTCTCATTATCCTCTTACCAATGGCCTCCTCCGTTGATCTTCCGGATTGAATACCAATTTTTTGTGACTGTATGGCTATATACCTATGGTGCTAATGTTCTATGATGCGTCAACAAAATGGTTATGGCGGTAAAAGAAAAGTGCAATAGTTCGTTGCTGAATGAAATGAATGAGACAGCAACAAATTCGataggagtgaaaaaaaaaatctaatcgGTACAACATCTGCTTTCTGAGAATGACAACCCAATTGGTTTCCTCGGAAGCAGCCACTTAACTTTCTAACGTGTTCATAATACGGTAAACACATTGACGTAAAACGTATCTCAGTGGCGTCAAGCTTAAATTGCTtttaaacaaaataatgcaagaTAACGTAATATTTCTGGAATGGGAAGCCCTTGACATTACCCACGCACACAAACTGATAGAGCTTAAAGGGGGTCATTGTGCGGGTTGCATCGACACAGTCAAGAGTTTGGCGAAAGTCTGTCTAGTCTTACATTAGATGagatgaaacacggtcactgACAAATCCTGATGAACTTATCTCACCTTTCGGAACTGCAAAAGGGTTCTCTGAGTTCACTGAGTTGGACTAGAAGTCGTTGTCAATTATTCGGCAAGTAGGTGACGCACTGAGCGTTCTTAAATTATAGGCATAGTCCCTGTTGTTCTATTGATTGTAGCTGGCGTTgactgaatgattagtgattctaGCAGCAGGTGAGATGACGCGGTTCTGAAACGTCAGATAACTTCATGAGACTTGGTCAGTGACCTTGCATCGGCATGCTTTAGATTTAAGCTGCGCCCACTTGAAATGGCTGGATTAGGTGCATCGACCACACTAGAACACCACAAAGTCTCTTGTTGTGCCCGTCAGAAACGCGGCGAAAGCCAACAGAAAAATATATAATCGGCAAAGAATTTACTCGCGCTACTCCGTGCTCGTCTTGCAACTTATTCGTGGTCACATCCTGAAGAATGTGCGTGCTCGCCCGAACGCTTGGCCGAACCCATCAAGTGGTCTGAGATGGCGGTGCACGTTAAGTTCAGCGCTCCCGGCTGACTGGAGAGCCGCTGACGGACAAGGTCGGCGGGCTGAGCGCTAAAATCAGCTGCAGGCCGGCGCCGCGCGTTGGCAGCCAAGGGCGCTGCATCATCGCTAGCGTCGCGTCCTGCGGCTGCGCGAGCGGGATGCCCGTTGCAACCCCCCTTCCCGCCTCCCTACGGCCGAAAACGGGCCGACACGTTTTCTGGAACTGCTATCAAGCTACGGGGAGCGCAAGACAAACAAGAATGCCGCGAAGCAAGACGCCGTGGAAACAAGTTGCGCCGTCCAGCCGGCAGTATCCATTTAAAGCAGCAGCTGCCCCGAGGGGGTTCGGCGCTCAGTAGGTCAGCGGCACAGCATCGCCGAGGAGGACCGCTCGCCCTCGCGCAGCGGCGAGGAGGACGACGCTCGCCTGGCCGCCGGAGCTTCTCCGCGGCCTTCATTGACGCCGCCGGCACGGACCATGCGGCCACGATGATCCTGCAGAGGAATGTGTTCAGGCTCGAGCTCCTCGCTCGGGTGCCACCGGCTTCCAAAGCACCGTCAGACGAAGACTGCCTGCACTTGGCCAAAAAGGCGGCCCGCAGCATCGACGAAGGGCCCCTATTCTTACTGCTTGTGGACGGCGCCAAAGTGAAATCCAAGAGCGAGCAGGCTGCCCAAGTCAGGAACCACGGAACGCTGCTCACTTGCCTGTTCGATCCTGAGGAACCCCGCGTCGTCACCACTATTTTCCTCCTGGACGACGACGGCAGCGGCGATAGAAAAAAAGAGGTGGCCGTGTGGCGCGCTGCCACAGAAGAAGAGGCACGTGCTCTGTGCAACTTCAAGGACCCATTGCCAGAAAACGAGTCGCTCAGCAGCTCGCCTAGCGACACCCTGTCGTCCCTCAATTCCCTCTCTTCTACGGGCTCCTCGGACAGCCTCAAGACGAGCTCCAGCCGCCAGGTGCTAGTGGCCGCAAGCCGGAGCGCCTCCCGCGACCGGCGAGCCGATGCCAGGCAGCGCGAAGCGCCCAAGGTGCTACCGGCACCTCCTGGTGAACAGGAACGCTCAGGCCGCAAGTCCGACAGCTCCAGGAAGGAATCTTCGCGAAAACTACCACACCTGTGGACCGCAGCGGCCAATTCCCTGAAACGTGCGCCCCAGATCCTCGTCCGTCCTGCCGGAAATCAAACCCTCCAACCGGGTCCTTCGTCGTGGATGCGATGGTCGCCGCCACGCGTGCCGGTCATGTGCTTCCAGCCTTTTGGACGCCCTCTGGTCAACCAAGATGGCCGGGGATACCATCCTAACGTGCCCACGCAGTCGCCACACCACGCCAAGGGAAACTCGCGGAACGCGGTCACTCTACTGCATTCTCCTCAACGTTCCATGCTTCGCTCTGGTTCTTTGAGCAGCCAGGAATCGGGTGGTTCCGATAATGAAGGCCATCACCAGGCAACCGAATTTGACCATCACTCGAGGCACCGTTCCAAGAAGGTGGTTACGTTCAACTACATGACGAAAGTGCAGTTCATGTAGGGGCCTATGTGcgtgactgtgcaaaatgtgtgAGAGTTTGTAAAGGCGTCCGACCTGTGAAGAACTGAGGTTTCTTCTTCGGTGGCTCCGATACACCTCTTCAGTGCATCTGCTTTTGTTGCGGCAGATTCGCACTGTGTCAGCTGTTGGTGTGCCACCATGCGGCCAGCTACCCAGCGGTCAGCGCATTCAGCCAACCCTTCAAGCTCCGCCAGCTGCGTGAACCCGACCGACGGATTCTCCAAATCTTCCACGGACAGTTTGGAAGATTACGGAAGAAGCAGGATTTCTTCGGCCAAGTTACGCAGACTGTCGCGTGCATTCATACGCGAGCAGATATTCAAGAACGTGGATACTGACATCTAACGGTAGACGGTCATCCGGCTTTTGCGCTTGGATAGCACGAAACGTAGCTTCGGAAATGATGCACTGGACCGCAGTGGCCTACGCAGGACGGCGCAGTACAGTGCGAAACCCAGTAAGTCTCCCCTCTTTTGCAATTGCATCAGACTAGCTTCCACTGTTGCCACGCGTAAGAAGAATGGTAAACGCATTTGCTATTGTTCTTGCAAGGTGGTGACCAAGTGGAATTCGGTTTATTACGCACACTGCTGTTCCTCGTGAATGTGAACGGCAATAAGTGGATTACTTGGCAACAACACCCCTCCCAGTCAACTGCAAACGCACGCTGTTAAGAAGCGTGTGCGGTTGCTTTTTCGTTATGCAGTTCACAAAGACCCTGCGTACGCCACTTAATGATACATATGAACGGCAATCAACATTCcattcatgtttcttttttttttactttggagGGAACGGTGAACATACGTGCTAGGCTCTTGTACGCCCAAAAATGCTAGCGTTATCCAGTGCTGAAAACCCTCTAGTTTCATGGacagagtaagaaaaaaaagagctgttAAATAATAATTAAATTAGTAAATATTGATGACCCATTCATGAGGCATGGTGTCTTTCTCGTTTGGCACCAATATTGAGAAGCTCGCAGCTTTGGGAGAGCAAACATTCATATGAGATCTTAATTCATTTACGGCTCAGAAGAGAAAAGAGTTGCGTTGACTCGATGAGCGTTTCGTGCAATATTATGTGGCACGATCTTGTTAAACGAGCGTTACTAACATGGGACCACGCTGCACGAAAAAGTAGCCTAGTGCGTATTGCACCCCGTTTCCTTCAAGCACGTTAAGCTTTGAAACACACAGCAGTATAGGTCAACTCTGTCCCTCTTTGTACATACGTCAGTTCCGCCTCCCAATCGGCCGCGCCAAGCCACGTTCGATCCTATATGGCGCAGTATAGGAGCTAGAAAACGCCCAAGCGAGCGCTGATCTTTCGAAAATTCAGTGCAACTCGACGTCTTCCAAAAGGCGTCGCAGTGAACGTGACGTGCTATCGAAGCAAAATAAGGTGATTGTGGTTACTCTAAACATCACGTCATTTCACCTTGTATAAAAACTGTAGCTAAAGGTATTCAATAAAGTTTATCGCTTCGAGAGACTGAAGTGTTTATTTCGGTTTTTATGTGTTCTGGTCACACGTTCAGAGGCACGCACCACGCCTCTTATCATTAACTAGGTGTCATTTTGTGCGTCCAAATTTGTGCGCACACCGCCCTTAACGATTGTGGCAGCCTCTAATTGATTAACACGCATAGAAAAAAATGATTGTGTATTAACGCCACCACTAGTACTTCCAAGCTCTTTTATGGAGGCTTTCAAACCACGTAAGCCATCTTGATCTATAACGCCGTAACGTACAGGgctggtcaaaagttcccaggccactattACATCAATTCCAATGGCAGCGTGGTCtggaacaccccccccccccctgtacatCGTTCTTCGATCGGTTTTCCTTTTTCATCGGAGACCAAACATGCTTACCACTGATGACCATGCAGTTGTGTCGGCGTACTGTGACAACACACATTTTGTCCGACTCTATATGGAAATAACGCTGCTCGTAATGCACGCTCTGCGCCTCCTCAATTCCGGTTATTCTTGAGGGTCTGTCGTGCAACAGTACAACCCaaggctttatttttttttttttggagaaaaaGAACGTGCAGATTGCAAGCCATAGAATTAATTAAGTGGTAGAGCGTCCGGAAGGAGGAAAAAGAAACATCGTGTGTAAGTGGTAATAACACAGAATAACCCTTAAATTACCAGCGATGGATTGATTTCAGGGAACAGTAACTTCACCAGACGAAGAGCTAACTGAAATTTTAGTCATTTCACAATGACACAGTAATGCATATGCGTATCCACGGTAGCaagcagcgcgaaaaaaaaaaacgaaacggaCACAGGAAATGACGGGAACCTTTGTGTCTACCTTGTGTGTACGTCTTGTTTTTTCGCTCTACTTGCAATCATGGATCCATACCGACTGTCCCAGCTATCTACACTTCTGCATATTCGTATGTTAATTTAGCGATGCCGTAATTACAGCCTGCTACCTCGAACACTCCGAGGATGCAACGCAGTCACCGCTAGACTGGAACACCGCTGCGACCACGCGGTAAAGTTTGTGCGAGCTATCGACGGGAACATGCGCATGTGTTGCAGGAGCGTCCAGTCAAGAGTTGATTTGGCTTGAATTTCCTGTACTTTCGTATAGCCGATACATGGCGTCTGCCTCAGCAGGAGCACTTCGCACAAAACGCCGTCCTTGGCTGCGCGAAGGTTTTCTGGATTTCCTCACTCAATGTGCGCAGTGCTTTCCCTCTTGCGTGTTTTGCAGTAGCCACTTGATCTTCGGCAGACTTTGATACCAAGACCTGTGAAACACATATTTCTCAAGCACGTATACACGCCTCAGCATTCGTGTAAAAAAGAAGCGATAGAATCCGGCGTGAAGCAATGCAGCTGTTTGCCGCTGCAGCCTGGTGGGATACGCAAGTGCAAGTGTGAGGCGATcctacgtctttttttttaacaaatacTGATCCTGAAATGCTCGTCTACGTTTGCTGTTTGGCCACGGCCATGTTTTCGCTAATTTCGCCATCAACATAAAAATGCTCTTTTTTCAATGCGAGGGCTCGGCAAACCGGCAGAGCCAATATTTTTGGCATAATACCTTACTGCCTGCTGTCGCCAGCACACTAGTGTGCGTGTATCAGGTTCCCCACAGCCATTGTTGTTTTTGAACAAATACGCTCTATTTGCTTTCAAATACATTAACCCGGTTAGATATTTTTGAAATCATAGCCAATAAGCGGCAGCGTCGTGCGAACATGGCCTTGCAGATTTCAAGTGGTCACCATACCCTTTTGTGGCAATGCAGCCTACAATTATGTTAGAAAGTCGCCTTTCATTTCCACCCTACCCCtctcccccagtgcagggtagctaaCCGGACCTGATTCCGGTCAACCTTCCTCCATTTTctagcatctctctctctctccacgagAGGTTGGAAAACACCCCACTATTGTCACTAATGTGAATGATTACATACACAATTTAGCGCTTTGAGAACAAGCTAAAATTTTGTCCCGATTTTTAGAGCACTTTGTGGAGCATTCCGGTTTACTTTTTTTGATTGACACATAAGTTAACTGCCGAGCACAGCTCCTCGCAAGCGCtcgcacgatttttttttttttttgccgtattGCTCGTGGGGAAGTCATTTTTACGATCCACCACTTTCCTGGTTATGCTGTTCGATGACTGTACACGAGGAACACTGATACAGGAGGAGTACGAGGAGCATCGAGCAGGAAAGAAAAAGAGACTCGACGTTGCCTGACGCAAAAAGCGTTAACCCGCTTTTAATCGGCTGCATATCTTCAGACACGATCGGTCGGCGGCGTAGTCTCTCTACGCGTAGAAGATAACCGTGTGTGAATTGCAGAACTAGAAAACTATAAATATGTCCTCTAGAGGCTCTCCGGTAACGAAATGATAAAAATAAAAGTAATAACCCATAGTTTCCGCCACGCTCGCCCTTACACGAACACAGAAAAAAGTTATTTACAGCACTTTTCAGCGACGACAAATGCTTGTATGGTTGACAGAAAGAAAATAATTATTCCGAGTTAAGTATATGAAACTGTCTCTCAATACATATAAAACCCTAGCACATTTTTTAAACGGGTATCGAACAGGATTTTTTTGCCTACAACCCCACTAATTACCTTCTATTTACATACGCGTAGCGCACCTTATATAGTTTTCTTGAGCTAATTGAAAAGTAAACAAGCATGTGAGACGGAATTCTAATACATGAGTTAGCGACGTCGTCAAAAATAAGTGTACATTGCATATCGCCAACCCTTCACATGGAACACCATACACGTCAGCGTACTGCTCGATTACTTAATACCGCAGGTTAGGAAGTTCTTACAAAAATTGCAGTAGTTTGTTGTCGGCGTGCGGGCGTGAGGGTTGACCTCTCTTCACTTCCGcactcctagtttttttttttctccgctgcAAGAAGATTATCTCTTGCATGCTCAGTCTTACGTTTGTGGCCCCGTAAGTAAGGCATGTTGTCAAGGTCCAAAGTTAGAGTAGCGTTCGGGAAGAACGTGCATAAAGGTGAACGAATTTACAAGGACCCAAAGTTgagattattttttatttaccttTTCGTGATGTGGCACTTCAAGGAATTCGAGAGGTAGGTGCAGACATTGGGATGCTATCAAAATCAGTCTAGTCGACATCGAAATCGGTACACTACAGATAGTTTCGCGATGGCAATAGAAGCAGCAAGCGTTCCAACCAAAAAAAGACTTCCGGTCAGTTCATTTGTCATTCTCTAGAGACCAACGCAACATCCGTGTTTATAAATTGTCTGAGAGTCACAAAGGGAAGTGTATTACGTTCTCGTAACAATGCAAGATGCACAAAATTCAAGAGTTCTTTCTATAGGTCTGTGTATATTTtagaaaaatatttatttatttatttatttatttatttatttatttatttatttatttatttatttatttatttatttaagacatTTGGCTGAACACACAGAGAAAATTGTCGAAAATCGGCGGGATAACTCGCCAAGGCTTTTCTTCCCCGTCACTGCTGGTACGCTGCGTCGGTGAGAAAAAGCAAAAGCCGTCAAGGGCACGTGTTTGTAACCATTCAAATTGTCTATACTATGCTCTCCATCTCTAGTGCGGACAGATGCGATGATCGCAACGAAATTTCGATGCTCTCTTTTCGTACAACTCGTGTACTCATGCATGACTGCGGGCCAAATTGACATGACACTCGCTAATCAGCTGTCACTACTACGCTCTGGTGAGCTGCATTTTAGTCTTCCCCGTGTAATTCAAAGCTAACGCTACGAATCGTCACGCATTCATTACTAGTCAAAACTTCATCTGAACACAACAGGCGAGCTACTTTTGTGCTTTACATTGAATTCGCGGATCGCCGACATACAAGCATTCGGACACCAATACAGGAGGTTCCCCCTTTCCATATACGTGGAAAACCCCTGGTTCACAAAAAGACCTGTTCTTCCGGAAACAACATACTTCCTCAGATATGACCCCTTCTATGTACTTCGTGTGAAGCTCCTGTAACCAATGcgcgtgtcgcagtttatgcatTTATCGCATTAAGGACCATGCACTCGTGATGACTACTGATACGCTACTTTATAAACTTGTCACTATGTCAGCTGTGAAGCGCATTTATTGCGCGTGGCTAGATGACACAAAAATCTGAGAAATCTCCATGGAACGCATGGTGAACGTAAGTCGTGAATGCGCACGGGCAGTGTTTCCTATTTTGGTATTTTAACggcattttcttttttgcatctGGCAATGGGCGTTCAAATGTTTTCGCACATCCAACTCTCCCGATAACGAAGGTAGCCTATTCAATCCTTAAAAAATGCGTCTCCCACAACGCGTCACTTCATCATATTGTCGACAGAACTATTTGTTGTCACAGTATTCAAAACATTTACATCTGTAATTGTTGAGGGCATTATTATCCATGCGTGTAATAGTCAAGGTACTCACCACGCCCGGTAAAAATGTTAAACATTATAATGTTTGATTTTTAAACCAGACTTCATCACAGCTtgatgtggtttttttttcttctcttttttaacAAATCTTTGTCTCTAATTAAATTCGATTTCTTCATCTATGgcaaagagaaaataaaacgaGGATGTTGGGGATAATTGCTCAGAATATTGCATGACAAAGGACCCGACAGCTTTTTATACAATTCATAAAGGGCTTATATAGGTGCAGCGAAAAGATACTCAGTAGTGAAGCAAGTGTGGGTTCATTGATACCCAATCAACTTGTAAATATGGCATATAGTTTTGATATTTTTTAAAGGTTATGTGATGATGTGAATTGGGTTTACCAACAACGCTGCAAACCACCACCGCGTGCAATTGAAAAATAATGTATATAGGTCAAAGTTAGATAGCTGAGTGGAGAATGTGTATGGTTGACACGATGCACACGATTCCACATCGTATACGACTTACAAGTAGTGATGCAGAATTATGGGCAAATGGACAATCACTAGCATTGATGGCGATAAAGAAACTATTTATATTGCAATGAATGGTGCCGTCGGTAAAACTATTATACAATAGGGCTGTGAATAATTACGCTATTGTTGGCCAATGATATTGCCAAAATATTCACGATAGAAATACTCAGTTCATTTCTAAGGAATGTTATGGCGAAAGAAGTAAATTATTTCCACAGCGAAAATGCCGGATCATATTCATCTCAAAAACCTAAAATCAATAGCATTCACTGATATCTTACAAATACCAAACATATATCTTGGTATTTTTTTGTTGGGATGTAAAAATCCAAATATTACAACTTCATGTTTTTACTTTGAAATCACAAAATGCTACATAAGCTTGAATCTGTACAGTTCTGACATATTTCATGGCTTCCGTGCTGCTATAGATGAGCAGCTCAACTTAAATGCCATGTGTCAGCGAAGCACTATGGTCAAAGAACCCAAGCATATCACATTTCTAGTCCTTTATCCGGCTCCTTCCACTGTCCCATTTAGCGAAATAGGAACAAAGATCATGCTTCAATGAGTTCGCACGGTTGAGTTTATACTTCGATACCATACTACCAGACGTACTATCGAAAGCACTACCTGTagttttctttattattatcgaTAATTTGATAGGCACTCAACTATCAACTGTGTCGATATTTCTATCGATAGTTTTGAATTCCTGCGTTCAAGGGTTAAAATAACTGTTGTTGAACGCTAAATCACGCCACAACAACATGCATATATACGAAAGACAAGTCGATCTGACAGAGTCACTAGAAATATTCAAGTAAATAAAAATGTAGGTGAAATATAGACAGCTCCGTTGGTCAGGAGTTCCTCGTCGTCAGAAGATGAGGGGAAGTAAAAACAAAATGGTCGCGCATCGAAGTATCGCGCGTCTCCTCCGCGATAGAGCCGCGCGCCCACAGGAAGTCGCCAGAAGAC
This region includes:
- the LOC119187810 gene encoding uncharacterized protein LOC119187810, coding for MILQRNVFRLELLARVPPASKAPSDEDCLHLAKKAARSIDEGPLFLLLVDGAKVKSKSEQAAQVRNHGTLLTCLFDPEEPRVVTTIFLLDDDGSGDRKKEVAVWRAATEEEARALCNFKDPLPENESLSSSPSDTLSSLNSLSSTGSSDSLKTSSSRQVLVAASRSASRDRRADARQREAPKVLPAPPGEQERSGRKSDSSRKESSRKLPHLWTAAANSLKRAPQILVRPAGNQTLQPGPSSWMRWSPPRVPVMCFQPFGRPLVNQDGRGYHPNVPTQSPHHAKGNSRNAVTLLHSPQRSMLRSGSLSSQESGGSDNEGHHQATEFDHHSRHRSKKVVTFNYMTKVQFM